A genomic segment from Luteibacter aegosomatis encodes:
- a CDS encoding NAD-dependent epimerase/dehydratase family protein, with amino-acid sequence MNDAPGRASTVVALTGATGFIGNALRERLLRGGHAVRALYRPRRGRVMPQAPGLTWVAGDLGDRDALAALVEGAKVVVHCAGNVRGARREDFDLVNEKGVADIAQAARGTAGCERFLLISSLAAREPQLSDYARSKRLGEEALAAHAGHLAWAAIRPPAVYGPGDREMLPLFEGMARGLAPIPGDGRGRFSMIHVADLASAVLAWVDNDGVSGAIHELDDGHARGYDWDTVLATAARVLRDGAPIRRLRIPVACLRVVAGVNLLAARLFGYAPMLTPGKVREITHADWTCDNRTFTEATGWHPAIGFAEGLAQTLGKTPAALNGVPQ; translated from the coding sequence ATGAACGACGCGCCGGGCAGGGCCTCCACCGTTGTCGCGCTGACCGGCGCCACGGGCTTCATCGGTAACGCCCTGCGCGAGCGGTTGCTGCGCGGCGGCCACGCCGTGCGCGCGCTCTATCGCCCCCGCCGAGGTCGCGTGATGCCGCAGGCGCCGGGCCTCACGTGGGTGGCGGGCGACCTGGGCGACCGCGACGCCCTCGCCGCGCTGGTCGAGGGCGCGAAGGTGGTGGTGCATTGCGCCGGCAACGTGCGCGGCGCGCGGCGCGAGGATTTCGACCTCGTCAACGAAAAGGGCGTGGCCGACATCGCGCAGGCCGCGCGCGGCACCGCCGGATGCGAGCGCTTCCTGCTGATTTCGTCGCTGGCCGCGCGCGAGCCCCAGTTGTCCGATTACGCGCGCAGCAAACGGCTCGGCGAGGAGGCGCTCGCGGCGCACGCGGGCCATCTCGCATGGGCCGCGATCCGTCCGCCGGCCGTTTACGGTCCCGGCGATCGCGAGATGCTGCCGCTTTTCGAGGGCATGGCCCGCGGACTGGCGCCGATCCCCGGCGACGGCCGCGGCCGGTTCTCGATGATCCACGTCGCCGACCTGGCCTCGGCCGTGCTGGCATGGGTGGACAACGACGGCGTGTCGGGCGCCATCCACGAACTGGACGACGGGCACGCCCGCGGCTACGACTGGGATACCGTGCTCGCCACGGCCGCGCGCGTGCTGCGCGACGGTGCGCCCATCCGCCGGCTGCGCATCCCCGTGGCCTGCCTGCGCGTCGTCGCCGGCGTCAACCTGCTGGCGGCGCGCCTCTTCGGCTACGCGCCCATGCTGACGCCGGGCAAGGTGCGCGAAATCACGCACGCCGACTGGACGTGCGACAACCGGACATTTACAGAAGCGACTGGCTGGCATCCCGCGATCGGCTTCGCCGAAGGCCTGGCGCAAACGCTCGGCAAGACACCTGCCGCACTGAACGGAGTGCCCCAATGA
- a CDS encoding acyl carrier protein: MNYQDLVNQVVDLVTPLAEGRVAHIGPNTDLTGELALDSLKVMDLMLAVEDHFDISVPVNALANVKVVGDLASLIQKFVG; encoded by the coding sequence ATGAACTATCAAGACCTGGTCAATCAGGTGGTCGATCTCGTCACCCCGTTGGCCGAGGGCCGTGTCGCGCACATCGGCCCCAACACCGACCTGACCGGCGAGCTGGCGCTGGATTCGCTCAAGGTCATGGACCTCATGCTCGCGGTCGAGGATCATTTCGACATCTCGGTGCCAGTCAACGCGCTGGCCAACGTCAAGGTCGTGGGCGACCTCGCGTCGCTGATCCAGAAATTCGTAGGTTGA
- the spt gene encoding serine palmitoyltransferase translates to MKDNSRLQAVQNVRQELAAIGIDPFGVQIDQILSPTRGLIHGREVILAGTNNYLGLTFDPDCIAAAREALEHAGTGTTGSRMANGSYASHRELELELARFYDKRDAIVFSTGYQANLGMISALAGPGDTVMIDADSHASIYDGCRLAGAETIRFRHNDPDDLAKRMRRLKDKAPDALIVVEGVYSMLGDRAPLREFVDVKKQFGATLLVDEAHSMGVLGAKGRGLAEEVGVLDDVDYVVGTFSKSLGNTGGFCVGDTDEMELLRYASRPYVFTASLPPATIAATRAALRKLEKADDLRERLQANAQRLHDGLSKLGFRLGAPANAVVAVLAGEKVAALRFWAHLLENGVYVNLMVPPATPSDESLLRCSVSAAHTPEQIDAICAAFASWPGAGR, encoded by the coding sequence ATGAAAGACAATTCCAGGCTCCAGGCGGTACAGAACGTCCGCCAGGAGTTGGCCGCCATCGGGATCGACCCGTTCGGCGTGCAGATCGACCAGATCCTCTCGCCGACCCGTGGATTGATCCATGGCCGCGAGGTCATTCTCGCGGGTACCAACAACTACCTCGGCCTGACCTTCGACCCGGATTGCATCGCCGCTGCCCGCGAGGCCCTGGAGCACGCCGGTACCGGCACCACCGGCTCGCGCATGGCCAACGGCAGCTACGCGTCGCATCGCGAGCTCGAACTGGAGCTGGCGCGCTTCTACGACAAGCGCGACGCCATCGTGTTCTCGACCGGCTACCAGGCCAACCTGGGCATGATCTCGGCCCTGGCCGGCCCCGGCGACACCGTGATGATCGACGCCGACAGCCATGCCAGCATCTACGACGGCTGCCGCCTGGCCGGCGCGGAGACCATCCGCTTCCGCCACAACGATCCGGACGACCTCGCCAAGCGCATGCGCCGGCTCAAGGACAAGGCCCCCGACGCGCTGATCGTGGTGGAAGGCGTCTACAGCATGCTCGGCGACCGCGCGCCTCTACGCGAGTTCGTGGACGTCAAGAAACAGTTCGGCGCCACCCTGCTGGTCGACGAGGCCCATTCGATGGGCGTGCTCGGCGCGAAGGGACGCGGCCTCGCCGAAGAGGTGGGCGTGCTGGACGACGTCGACTACGTGGTGGGCACCTTCAGCAAGAGCCTGGGCAACACGGGCGGCTTCTGCGTGGGCGACACCGACGAGATGGAGCTGCTGCGCTACGCCAGCCGTCCCTACGTGTTCACCGCCTCGCTGCCGCCGGCGACCATCGCGGCCACGCGCGCGGCGTTGCGCAAGCTCGAAAAGGCCGACGACCTGCGCGAGCGCCTCCAGGCGAACGCGCAGCGCCTGCACGACGGCCTGAGCAAGCTCGGCTTCCGCCTCGGCGCACCGGCCAACGCGGTGGTGGCGGTACTGGCCGGCGAGAAGGTCGCGGCACTGCGCTTCTGGGCCCACCTGCTGGAGAACGGCGTCTACGTGAACCTCATGGTGCCGCCGGCCACGCCCAGCGACGAATCGCTGCTCCGCTGCAGCGTCAGCGCGGCGCATACGCCCGAACAGATCGACGCCATCTGCGCCGCCTTCGCCAGCTGGCCCGGCGCGGGAAGATGA
- a CDS encoding lipopolysaccharide biosynthesis protein, with amino-acid sequence MRHWFSDGAFRAIVRNASYLGSSNLVSALLGLLALACAGRAMDPALFGTLVVMQAYAKSVSDFAKFQTWQFVVQFGTPALTRRDLDRFRDVAGFSFGLDLASGAIALVGGMILLPLLGHAVGIDPTDFWWALGYCTLIPTMTAATPTGILRAIDRFDLIAVQQAVTPFLRAVGSVIAYFGDLGFPGFIATWYVSSLVGDGALWWFAVRELRRQNIDHALRPGLFGVARRIQGAWDFVWTTNFAHSIWSARNAGSNVLVGIMLGPTAAGLFKVALTFFDAAGTPASLMQKSFYPEIRRLDPASDRPWKLGLRSAALAGGLGVLVALLVIVVGKPLIASVFGHEYLESYALLQVMSAALVVSMAGFPLESLLYIAGRQRAALVAQALAAVLYALLLIALTHYVGIMGAAIAYFGGQCLEAFFSLVPTVTAYRRRHTLSYYAPGEAGP; translated from the coding sequence ATGAGGCACTGGTTCTCCGATGGTGCGTTCCGCGCCATCGTGCGCAATGCCTCCTACCTCGGCTCCAGCAACCTCGTCAGCGCCCTGCTGGGGCTGCTGGCGCTGGCCTGCGCCGGTCGCGCGATGGACCCGGCGCTGTTCGGCACGCTGGTGGTGATGCAGGCCTACGCCAAGAGCGTGAGCGACTTCGCCAAGTTCCAGACCTGGCAGTTCGTGGTGCAGTTCGGCACGCCGGCGCTGACGCGCCGCGACCTCGACCGCTTCCGCGACGTGGCCGGTTTCTCCTTCGGCCTGGACCTGGCCAGCGGCGCCATCGCCCTCGTCGGCGGCATGATCCTGTTGCCGCTGCTCGGCCATGCCGTCGGCATCGATCCCACCGACTTCTGGTGGGCGCTGGGCTACTGCACCCTGATCCCCACCATGACCGCGGCCACGCCCACGGGCATCCTGCGCGCGATCGACCGCTTCGACCTGATCGCCGTGCAGCAGGCGGTGACGCCGTTCCTGCGAGCCGTGGGTAGCGTGATCGCCTACTTCGGCGACCTCGGCTTTCCCGGATTCATCGCCACCTGGTACGTCTCCAGCCTCGTCGGCGACGGCGCGCTGTGGTGGTTCGCCGTGCGCGAACTGCGCCGGCAGAACATCGACCATGCGCTTCGCCCCGGGCTCTTCGGCGTGGCCCGCCGCATCCAGGGCGCATGGGACTTCGTCTGGACCACCAACTTCGCGCACTCGATCTGGTCGGCGCGCAACGCCGGCAGCAACGTACTCGTCGGCATCATGCTCGGCCCCACCGCGGCCGGCCTGTTCAAGGTGGCCCTCACCTTCTTCGACGCCGCGGGCACGCCCGCATCGCTCATGCAGAAGAGCTTCTATCCGGAGATCCGCCGCCTCGACCCGGCGAGCGACCGCCCCTGGAAGCTCGGCCTGCGCTCGGCGGCACTGGCCGGTGGCCTGGGCGTACTGGTGGCGCTGCTGGTGATCGTCGTGGGCAAGCCGCTCATCGCCTCGGTGTTCGGCCACGAGTACCTGGAGTCGTACGCCCTGCTCCAGGTGATGTCCGCCGCGCTGGTCGTTTCCATGGCCGGGTTCCCGCTGGAATCGCTGCTCTACATCGCGGGCCGCCAGCGCGCCGCGCTGGTGGCGCAGGCGCTCGCCGCCGTGCTCTACGCGCTGTTGCTCATCGCGCTCACCCATTACGTCGGCATCATGGGTGCCGCCATCGCCTACTTCGGCGGCCAGTGCCTGGAAGCGTTCTTCTCGCTGGTTCCCACCGTCACGGCCTACCGCAGGCGGCATACGCTTTCGTATTACGCCCCGGGGGAGGCGGGCCCATGA